In Sphingomonas phyllosphaerae, one DNA window encodes the following:
- a CDS encoding IS3 family transposase (programmed frameshift) yields MKRSKFSEAQIAFVLKQAEDGTSVGEVCRKTGISEATFYAWRKKYAGLMPSEMRRLRQLEEENAKLKRLVADLSLDKAMLQDVVSRKPLRPDRRRQLVDAVRSTWQVSIRRACGVLRAERSSYHYRGCRADQADLKKRMKEIAETRVRYGYRRIHVLLRREGWDVNAKRVYRLYKEMGLQLRHKPPKRRVKAKLREGRCAASCSNEVWAMDFVHDQLATGPKLRILTVVDTFSRFSPAVVPRFSFRAPDVVEVLERVCGEMGYPVSIRVDQGSEFISRDLDLWAYTRGVTLDFSRPGKPTDNAFIESFNGKFRAECLNQHWFMSLDDAVRKCEAWRRDYNEVRPHSAIGNKTPISLVNRSAAHGPPLPADAG; encoded by the exons ATGAAGAGGTCGAAGTTTTCGGAGGCGCAGATCGCCTTTGTGCTGAAGCAGGCCGAGGACGGCACGAGCGTCGGTGAGGTGTGCCGCAAAACCGGGATCAGCGAAGCGACGTTCTACGCCTGGCGCAAGAAGTATGCGGGTCTGATGCCGTCGGAGATGCGGCGGCTGCGCCAGCTCGAGGAGGAGAACGCCAAGCTGAAGCGGTTGGTCGCTGACCTGAGCCTCGACAAGGCGATGTTGCAGGATGTCGTCTCGCGAAAGC CTCTGAGGCCTGACCGGCGCCGGCAGCTCGTCGACGCCGTCAGGAGCACATGGCAGGTCAGCATCAGGCGGGCCTGTGGAGTGCTCCGGGCGGAGCGGTCGAGCTACCACTATCGTGGGTGCCGCGCGGATCAGGCCGACCTGAAGAAGCGGATGAAGGAGATTGCTGAGACGCGGGTGCGGTATGGCTATCGCCGCATCCATGTGCTGCTCCGGCGCGAGGGCTGGGACGTGAACGCAAAGCGTGTCTATCGGCTTTACAAGGAGATGGGGCTGCAGCTGCGGCACAAACCGCCGAAGCGTCGGGTGAAGGCGAAGCTGAGAGAAGGCCGCTGCGCGGCGTCTTGTTCGAATGAGGTGTGGGCCATGGACTTCGTCCATGACCAGCTCGCGACGGGGCCGAAGCTGCGTATCCTGACGGTGGTAGACACCTTCAGCCGGTTCTCGCCGGCGGTGGTGCCGCGGTTCAGCTTCCGGGCGCCGGACGTCGTGGAGGTGCTTGAACGAGTTTGCGGCGAGATGGGCTATCCGGTGTCGATCCGCGTTGACCAGGGCAGCGAGTTCATCTCGCGCGACCTGGATCTGTGGGCGTACACCCGCGGTGTCACGCTGGACTTCAGCCGACCGGGCAAGCCGACGGACAATGCGTTCATCGAGTCCTTCAACGGCAAGTTCCGGGCGGAGTGCCTGAACCAGCACTGGTTCATGAGCCTCGACGACGCGGTACGAAAATGCGAGGCTTGGCGCAGAGACTACAACGAGGTGAGACCACATAGCGCGATCGGCAACAAAACGCCGATATCTCTGGTAAACCGGTCAGCGGCACATGGCCCGCCGCTGCCGGCAGATGCTGGATGA
- a CDS encoding response regulator, whose protein sequence is MRHVLVIEDDRRIADRVTDLVVDAGASSVDVVSDEAAAVEAATRHRPSVIVSDIDLREGGRGPDAVERIRALYGAVPTIFVTADPSGHQVDALSDTILIKPVSANAFASTFLAITGDLARWRELAESRALVPAQGT, encoded by the coding sequence ATGCGACACGTACTGGTGATTGAAGACGATCGCAGGATAGCGGATCGGGTCACCGATCTCGTCGTTGACGCTGGAGCGTCCTCGGTCGACGTAGTGAGCGACGAGGCGGCAGCCGTTGAAGCCGCAACGCGTCATCGTCCAAGCGTCATAGTATCGGATATCGATTTGAGAGAGGGGGGTAGGGGACCCGACGCCGTCGAACGAATTCGAGCGCTGTATGGCGCCGTCCCGACGATCTTCGTTACCGCAGATCCGAGCGGTCATCAGGTCGACGCCTTATCCGACACGATACTGATCAAGCCGGTGAGCGCCAACGCTTTCGCCTCGACCTTCCTTGCGATCACAGGCGACCTAGCACGTTGGCGAGAGCTGGCGGAGAGCCGGGCACTGGTTCCGGCACAGGGAACCTGA
- a CDS encoding MucR family transcriptional regulator, with protein MENEHNITLATELTVAWLSNQNTRVSSEDVPAFLRSMYEAIRNLDEPVSAEPVSVTPTYEPAVSVRKSLASKDHLISLIDGRPYKTLRRHLSGHGLTPDEYRSRYGLKPDYPMVAESYSEARRDMAKKIGLGRKPGEKVVNVAKAVGTKAKRGSKAALDAAKQALGTDD; from the coding sequence ATGGAAAACGAACACAACATCACTCTCGCCACCGAATTGACCGTGGCCTGGCTCTCGAACCAGAACACTCGCGTGAGCAGTGAAGACGTTCCTGCCTTTCTTCGCTCGATGTACGAGGCGATAAGAAACCTGGATGAACCGGTCAGCGCCGAGCCAGTGAGCGTAACTCCGACGTACGAGCCCGCCGTGAGCGTACGCAAGTCTCTGGCGAGCAAGGATCATCTGATCTCGTTGATTGACGGCAGGCCATACAAGACCCTTCGTCGGCATCTTTCCGGGCATGGTCTGACGCCTGACGAGTACCGCTCGCGATATGGCCTCAAGCCGGACTATCCTATGGTTGCAGAGAGCTACTCGGAAGCCCGTCGCGACATGGCGAAGAAGATCGGATTAGGGCGCAAGCCTGGAGAGAAGGTCGTCAACGTAGCGAAGGCAGTCGGCACGAAGGCCAAGCGCGGATCGAAGGCTGCCCTTGATGCTGCCAAGCAAGCGCTTGGAACGGATGACTAA
- a CDS encoding TM0106 family RecB-like putative nuclease, protein MITAAQLYDHVSCPRRVDLDVHGDRERRAELSAFVKMLWQRGAAHEATTLARLPIGAVCLDGLPADARESETFLAMEAGATIIQGGRISADDLLGDPDLLIRRGNGYLAADIKSGRGEEGGDDEQDGRPKAHYAVQVAMYCDILERMGRSYGRVAEIWDIEGRRVEYDLEAARGPRTPSSWWDLYIATREAVRAIHADPLSTRGALSATCGLCHWRAHCAEELGDADDLTLIPQLGRAARDLIGGSVGTVRALAQCDPEAFIEGRRTAFKGVGPDRLRTFAARARLLSTPGARPYLTAPVDLPAAEEEIFFDIEADPMRGLTYLHGFVHRRDGDPASMRFVSFTAEQATAAAERDAFAGAMRHIAEYPGATIYYYSRYERTTYRMLQRRYPEVCSVEEVEALFTPPRSVDLYCDVVMKATEWPTRSHSIKVLAKYLGFAWRDTDPSGAASIEWYHRWLETGDRAVLERIKTYNEDDCIATAVVLDGIRTLR, encoded by the coding sequence ATGATCACCGCGGCGCAGCTGTATGACCATGTGTCCTGCCCACGGCGTGTGGATTTGGACGTGCACGGCGACCGCGAGCGTCGGGCCGAGTTGAGCGCATTCGTGAAGATGCTGTGGCAGCGCGGCGCGGCGCACGAAGCGACTACGTTGGCGCGGCTACCGATTGGTGCGGTATGTCTAGATGGGCTTCCGGCTGATGCGCGAGAGAGCGAGACGTTTCTGGCGATGGAGGCCGGCGCGACCATCATCCAGGGAGGTCGCATATCGGCGGATGACCTACTCGGCGATCCCGACCTGCTGATCCGGAGGGGGAACGGATACTTGGCGGCCGACATCAAGAGCGGGCGCGGCGAGGAAGGTGGCGATGACGAACAGGATGGCCGTCCGAAGGCGCATTATGCTGTTCAGGTGGCGATGTACTGCGACATCCTCGAGAGGATGGGCCGTTCGTACGGGCGCGTGGCGGAGATCTGGGACATCGAGGGTAGGCGGGTCGAGTACGACCTCGAGGCGGCGAGGGGGCCGCGAACGCCATCGAGCTGGTGGGACCTGTACATCGCGACCCGCGAGGCGGTGCGCGCGATCCACGCCGATCCCCTTTCCACCCGAGGTGCCCTCTCCGCGACGTGCGGTCTTTGCCACTGGCGTGCCCATTGCGCCGAGGAGCTCGGCGATGCGGACGATCTGACGCTCATCCCGCAGCTGGGTCGGGCGGCGAGGGACCTCATCGGAGGAAGCGTCGGCACCGTTCGCGCTCTGGCTCAGTGTGATCCCGAGGCGTTCATCGAGGGTCGCAGGACGGCGTTCAAGGGGGTCGGACCCGATCGCCTGCGCACCTTCGCCGCGCGGGCACGTTTGCTGTCGACCCCGGGTGCCCGTCCGTACCTCACCGCACCCGTCGACCTGCCGGCCGCCGAGGAGGAGATCTTCTTCGACATCGAAGCGGACCCCATGAGGGGGCTGACCTACCTTCACGGCTTCGTTCACCGACGTGACGGCGATCCGGCCTCGATGCGGTTCGTCTCGTTCACGGCGGAGCAAGCGACCGCAGCGGCCGAGCGTGATGCCTTCGCAGGAGCGATGCGACACATCGCCGAATACCCCGGTGCCACGATCTACTACTACAGCCGCTACGAGCGGACGACGTACCGGATGCTGCAACGCCGCTATCCGGAAGTCTGCTCGGTCGAAGAGGTGGAGGCTTTGTTCACCCCGCCGAGGTCGGTCGATCTGTACTGCGACGTCGTCATGAAGGCGACTGAATGGCCGACACGCAGCCATTCCATCAAGGTGCTCGCGAAATATCTCGGCTTCGCCTGGCGGGATACCGATCCGAGCGGCGCCGCGAGCATAGAATGGTACCATCGCTGGCTGGAGACCGGAGATCGAGCGGTCCTCGAACGCATCAAGACATACAACGAGGACGACTGCATCGCCACGGCGGTCGTACTGGACGGCATCCGCACTTTGCGATGA
- a CDS encoding DUF4174 domain-containing protein, with amino-acid sequence MARGVENRDLKVIEIVGDKVRGVGDAALKLRARFRLPSNGFAALLIGKDGATKLRATRPISASELRKTIDAMPMRRRGGR; translated from the coding sequence ATGGCCCGTGGGGTTGAAAATCGCGATCTCAAGGTGATCGAGATCGTCGGCGACAAGGTAAGGGGCGTTGGCGACGCTGCATTGAAGCTGCGGGCACGCTTCAGGCTACCAAGCAACGGCTTCGCGGCCCTGCTCATTGGCAAGGATGGCGCAACCAAGCTGCGCGCAACTCGCCCAATCTCTGCGTCCGAACTCCGGAAGACGATAGATGCGATGCCGATGCGTCGTCGAGGCGGGCGGTAG